From one Prochlorococcus marinus str. MIT 0912 genomic stretch:
- a CDS encoding DUF3303 domain-containing protein, translated as MAYYHVHGLIPDTFAQSEGYQLFEQYIANGAPKDNFDGFELISRVHAPQTGEVFVTCKAENHIKVAEHFAIWRAKFGVEWDVKPVFNDKEVIQRNKQVAEEIATMG; from the coding sequence ATGGCTTACTACCACGTCCACGGTTTAATTCCTGACACATTTGCTCAATCAGAGGGTTATCAATTATTCGAGCAATACATTGCAAATGGAGCCCCAAAAGACAACTTCGATGGCTTTGAACTAATTAGTAGAGTTCATGCTCCTCAGACAGGGGAAGTCTTTGTTACCTGCAAGGCTGAGAACCATATAAAAGTAGCTGAACATTTTGCTATTTGGAGAGCAAAATTTGGTGTTGAGTGGGACGTTAAGCCAGTTTTCAACGATAAAGAAGTTATCCAAAGGAATAAGCAAGTTGCAGAAGAGATAGCAACTATGGGCTAA
- a CDS encoding high light inducible protein — MTTSSSTASSQVITEYGKQNIFGRETQPQLVEDYTSYPEEAEKTNGRWAMIGMVSLLVSYFSTGQIIPGIF; from the coding sequence ATGACAACTTCTTCCAGTACTGCTTCTTCTCAGGTAATAACTGAGTACGGCAAGCAAAACATCTTTGGCCGTGAAACACAGCCTCAGCTTGTAGAGGACTACACCAGCTACCCAGAAGAAGCAGAAAAGACAAATGGCCGTTGGGCAATGATCGGAATGGTCAGTCTTTTGGTTTCATACTTCTCAACTGGTCAAATCATTCCTGGAATTTTCTAA
- a CDS encoding CCRG-2 family RiPP gives MNNTELTLDQLSAISGGNRIKFNPIRHRRLGIITLPEILKDQLKRRELKLEDFYVNVKK, from the coding sequence ATGAACAACACTGAACTAACTCTTGATCAATTATCTGCAATTTCTGGTGGCAACAGGATCAAATTTAATCCAATTCGCCATCGCAGGCTTGGAATAATCACTCTTCCAGAGATCCTAAAAGATCAGTTGAAGCGCAGAGAATTAAAATTAGAAGACTTTTACGTCAATGTGAAAAAATGA
- the rluF gene encoding 23S rRNA pseudouridine(2604) synthase RluF codes for MATRINKYLSEVGYCSRRVADRLIEEGKVTINGKIAEMGTKVEEGDQVKVEGQRIEKSTKQKKIYLAFNKPVGIVCTTDRRVEPDNIIDFIKYPTRIFPIGRLDKPSEGLIFLTNDGDIVNKILRARNNHEKEYIVSVNRPINRDFIQSMSNGVEILETITKNCFVKQLGPKKFKIILTQGLNRQIRRMCESLDYRVESLKRVRIMNIKLDVPTGKYREFTKEELLELNGLLENSSKTFD; via the coding sequence ATGGCTACCAGAATAAATAAATATTTAAGTGAAGTCGGTTACTGTTCTAGAAGAGTCGCAGACAGACTAATTGAAGAAGGGAAAGTAACCATTAATGGTAAAATTGCAGAAATGGGTACCAAGGTCGAGGAAGGTGATCAAGTAAAAGTTGAAGGTCAAAGAATAGAAAAGTCAACGAAACAAAAAAAAATATACTTAGCCTTTAACAAACCTGTAGGAATTGTTTGCACAACCGATAGAAGAGTAGAACCGGACAATATTATAGATTTCATTAAATATCCTACAAGAATTTTTCCTATTGGAAGATTGGATAAGCCTAGTGAGGGATTGATTTTTTTAACTAACGATGGAGATATCGTAAATAAAATACTCAGAGCAAGAAATAATCATGAAAAAGAATACATCGTAAGCGTTAATCGTCCGATTAATAGAGACTTTATTCAAAGTATGAGTAATGGAGTTGAAATATTAGAAACCATAACTAAGAATTGTTTCGTAAAACAACTGGGACCAAAAAAATTTAAAATCATACTCACTCAAGGACTTAACCGTCAGATAAGGAGAATGTGTGAGTCCTTAGACTACAGAGTAGAATCATTAAAGCGTGTAAGAATTATGAATATTAAGTTAGACGTACCAACAGGAAAATATCGCGAATTTACCAAAGAAGAACTCTTAGAATTAAATGGATTACTCGAAAACTCTTCAAAAACATTTGACTAA
- a CDS encoding class IIb bacteriocin, lactobin A/cerein 7B family yields MTTSYVIETVDQELQLSDLQSINGGVIPVAGAYAIWAVGIATGALAKTVYDMADREKIADAVHDLISSDDNSSQKGGKGRKGRKGGKGRR; encoded by the coding sequence ATGACTACTTCTTACGTCATCGAAACCGTCGATCAAGAGCTTCAGTTAAGTGACCTTCAGAGCATCAACGGCGGAGTAATACCAGTAGCTGGTGCTTATGCTATTTGGGCCGTCGGTATTGCAACAGGTGCGCTGGCTAAAACCGTTTATGATATGGCTGACCGTGAAAAAATTGCTGATGCTGTTCATGACTTGATCAGTTCAGATGATAACTCTAGTCAAAAAGGTGGAAAGGGGAGAAAGGGTAGAAAGGGTGGGAAGGGTAGAAGGTGA